A single Verrucomicrobiota bacterium DNA region contains:
- a CDS encoding LamG domain-containing protein: MKTRFAFSPSPVLFALCVLMIRASALADTTNCLTPPAGLVGWWTGDGNANDLSTYNHGTTNGGVTFVPGKVNLAFHFDGTTGYVLVPDSPNLDLRSGATLGGWIKLSELPSEAGHFMHVVGKSQSGNDLYLQVETDNRVWFYVGPGVAVDSTSVLQTGVWYLVTATYHAANRLELYVNGVLEGTITFPFVRSVNPNPLSIGWNTIFGGRFFSGSIDEVEVYERALSETEIQAIYNAGSAGKCRPPTSPVSIYRAVVIGWATETNRQYQLQWTSQFITNGWMNFGAPISGTGSNVYFFDSTRGREKCFYRVLNLSQ; the protein is encoded by the coding sequence ATGAAGACTCGATTTGCTTTCTCTCCTTCGCCAGTTCTTTTCGCCTTGTGTGTGCTGATGATTCGCGCGTCCGCCCTCGCGGACACAACCAACTGCCTGACACCGCCTGCTGGTTTGGTCGGTTGGTGGACGGGTGACGGCAACGCGAACGACTTGAGCACCTACAACCACGGGACGACCAATGGCGGGGTCACCTTCGTGCCGGGCAAAGTTAATCTCGCGTTCCATTTCGATGGAACGACCGGTTACGTACTCGTGCCGGACAGTCCCAATCTTGATTTACGCTCCGGCGCGACGTTGGGAGGTTGGATCAAGCTGAGTGAACTACCTTCCGAGGCCGGACACTTCATGCACGTTGTGGGGAAGTCGCAAAGCGGAAATGATCTCTATCTTCAGGTCGAAACAGACAATCGCGTTTGGTTCTACGTTGGTCCCGGAGTCGCCGTCGATTCAACGAGCGTGTTGCAAACCGGCGTGTGGTATTTGGTGACGGCGACCTATCATGCAGCCAATCGGTTGGAGTTGTACGTGAATGGCGTGCTCGAGGGAACCATTACGTTCCCGTTTGTGCGGTCCGTGAATCCCAATCCGCTGTCCATCGGCTGGAACACGATCTTCGGCGGACGATTTTTCTCCGGGAGCATCGACGAGGTGGAGGTTTATGAGCGCGCGCTTTCCGAAACGGAAATCCAGGCGATCTACAATGCCGGCAGCGCCGGCAAGTGCCGCCCGCCGACTTCGCCAGTGTCGATTTACAGGGCCGTGGTGATTGGCTGGGCCACCGAGACGAACCGGCAATATCAGTTACAATGGACGTCGCAGTTCATCACCAACGGCTGGATGAATTTCGGCGCGCCGATTTCGGGCACCGGCTCGAACGTTTACTTCTTCGACTCTACGCGCGGCCGGGAGAAGTGTTTCTACCGAGTCTTAAACCTGTCTCAGTGA
- a CDS encoding archease has product MQERWEHFRHGADIGVRGFGPTKAAAFVQAAIALTAVITEPSAVHPQEVVNVACMAPDDELLLVDWLNALIYEMAIRKMLFGRFEVDLSPGRLKAKAWGETIDVPRHQPTVEIKGATCTELRVHVTDDAGWVAQCVVDV; this is encoded by the coding sequence ATGCAGGAACGCTGGGAACATTTTCGTCACGGTGCCGACATTGGCGTGCGCGGTTTCGGGCCGACGAAGGCAGCAGCGTTTGTGCAGGCGGCGATAGCGCTGACGGCGGTGATCACTGAGCCAAGCGCGGTCCATCCGCAGGAAGTCGTGAATGTTGCTTGCATGGCCCCCGATGACGAACTGCTGTTGGTGGATTGGTTGAACGCCCTGATTTACGAAATGGCGATACGGAAAATGTTGTTTGGCAGATTTGAAGTGGACTTATCACCGGGGCGGCTGAAGGCGAAGGCATGGGGCGAAACAATAGATGTGCCGCGCCATCAGCCAACGGTCGAAATCAAAGGCGCGACTTGCACCGAACTTCGCGTTCACGTCACGGACGACGCCGGTTGGGTTGCGCAATGTGTGGTGGATGTTTAA
- a CDS encoding zf-TFIIB domain-containing protein: MNCPKCISPMVKVTFAGVEVDRCTSCQGIFFDELEKDQLLKMKGADAVDIGEAKVGKEFNRVDRINCPRCGSRMLRMVDLDQPHIWFENCTVCGGSFFDAGEFRDLKHDTLADFFKDLVVKERKQPRPEKFGVPSGIRKRKEE, translated from the coding sequence ATGAACTGTCCCAAATGCATTTCGCCGATGGTCAAAGTCACCTTCGCCGGTGTGGAGGTGGATCGTTGCACCAGCTGCCAGGGCATTTTCTTCGACGAGTTGGAGAAAGACCAGTTGCTGAAGATGAAAGGCGCCGATGCGGTTGACATCGGTGAGGCGAAGGTGGGTAAGGAATTCAACAGAGTGGACCGCATCAACTGCCCGCGTTGCGGCAGTCGGATGCTTCGCATGGTGGACCTCGACCAGCCGCACATCTGGTTCGAGAACTGCACCGTCTGCGGCGGCTCCTTCTTTGACGCCGGCGAGTTCCGGGATTTGAAGCACGACACTCTCGCGGACTTCTTTAAGGACTTGGTGGTCAAGGAGCGGAAGCAGCCTCGGCCCGAAAAGTTCGGAGTCCCATCCGGCATCAGAAAGAGGAAAGAAGAATGA
- a CDS encoding 50S ribosome-binding GTPase — protein MNSEAHKPDQQRTACESCDAYRAAHLRKLGVNMENWDYVVALPGNPNTGKSTVFNALTGLHQHTGNWPGKTVSRAEGGFEFNGKRYKLIDLPGTYSLLATSPDEEVTRDFILFGQPDVTVVVVDATRVERNLNLVLQVLEITDRVVVCLNLMDEARRHGLQVDDRQLARDLGVPVVTTVARHGEGLPELLQAISDVASGKTICRPHRLQTETPALRQALVTLTATINAALPGLANARWIALRLLGGDERIIDALRRGELAALSRGAQPEADGLGTRLVEA, from the coding sequence ATGAATTCTGAAGCTCACAAACCCGATCAGCAGCGCACCGCATGCGAATCGTGCGACGCTTACCGCGCTGCTCACTTGAGGAAGCTGGGTGTGAACATGGAGAATTGGGACTACGTAGTGGCCTTGCCCGGTAACCCGAACACAGGGAAGAGCACTGTGTTCAACGCACTCACCGGGCTACATCAGCACACTGGCAACTGGCCCGGCAAGACCGTCAGCCGCGCCGAAGGCGGCTTCGAGTTCAACGGCAAGCGCTACAAGCTAATCGACTTGCCCGGAACGTATTCCCTCCTCGCCACCAGTCCCGACGAGGAGGTCACGCGGGACTTCATTCTGTTCGGGCAGCCTGACGTCACTGTGGTGGTGGTGGATGCGACGCGCGTGGAGCGGAACTTGAATCTCGTCCTCCAGGTCCTCGAGATCACCGACCGCGTCGTGGTGTGCCTGAACCTGATGGATGAAGCGCGGCGTCACGGCCTGCAGGTGGATGATCGCCAACTGGCCCGAGATCTTGGCGTGCCAGTCGTGACCACGGTGGCGCGTCATGGAGAAGGCTTGCCCGAGTTGCTTCAGGCCATCAGCGATGTGGCCAGCGGCAAGACCATCTGCCGACCGCACCGGTTGCAGACCGAAACACCCGCGCTCCGGCAGGCTCTCGTCACGTTGACTGCAACGATCAATGCTGCCCTCCCCGGCCTGGCCAACGCGCGCTGGATCGCATTGCGATTGCTTGGCGGCGACGAGCGCATCATCGACGCGCTGCGCAGAGGGGAGCTTGCCGCGTTAAGCCGGGGTGCGCAACCGGAAGCGGATGGGCTGGGAACAAGGCTCGTTGAGGCATGA
- a CDS encoding ferrous iron transporter B has protein sequence MPTTEEILALAQSLRREFGADFHERVVQAIYADAARIAGRAITDAGQKPRFNWYRAIDRLVTSRVFGFPVMMLLFALVFWITISGANIPSRWISALLIDTIYPALRDGAASLGLPWWLRGVVIDGMYLATAWVVSVMLPPMAIFFPLFTLLEDFGYLPRVAFNLDNLFKKAGAHGKQSLSMMMGYGCNAAGVIATSIIDSPRERLIAILTNNFALCNGRWPTQILIATLFIGSLVPAHWAGMISASAVMSVTLLGILLTFVVSWALSRTILKGQVSTFSLELPPYRPPRVWQTLYTSLIDRTIFVLWRAVVFALPAGAVIWLSANVQISGASIAEHLVHFLNPPGLLIGLNGVILLAYIVAIPANEIVIPTVLMLTVLMTGRSDVGQGAGVMFELQSHGALLSLLHGGGWTLLTAVNLMLFSLIHNPCSTTIYTIYKETGSARWTVLAALLPLALGFLATFAVAQVWRLWSTT, from the coding sequence ATGCCAACCACGGAGGAAATCCTGGCGCTCGCGCAGTCGCTTCGGCGGGAGTTCGGAGCCGATTTTCACGAACGCGTAGTCCAGGCCATCTACGCCGATGCCGCCCGCATCGCCGGTCGCGCCATCACCGACGCGGGCCAGAAGCCACGCTTCAACTGGTACCGGGCCATCGATCGCCTCGTAACCAGCCGGGTCTTCGGTTTCCCGGTGATGATGTTGCTCTTCGCGCTGGTGTTTTGGATCACCATCAGCGGCGCCAACATTCCGTCCCGTTGGATTTCCGCGTTGCTCATCGACACGATCTATCCGGCGCTGCGCGACGGCGCGGCCAGTCTGGGTCTGCCATGGTGGCTGCGCGGCGTGGTTATCGACGGGATGTATCTGGCCACGGCCTGGGTGGTGAGCGTGATGTTGCCGCCGATGGCAATCTTCTTTCCTTTGTTCACCTTACTGGAGGATTTCGGCTATCTGCCCCGCGTTGCGTTCAATCTGGATAATCTTTTCAAGAAGGCCGGCGCGCACGGCAAGCAATCATTGAGCATGATGATGGGCTACGGGTGCAACGCGGCGGGCGTGATTGCCACTAGCATCATCGACAGCCCGCGCGAGCGGCTCATTGCGATCCTCACGAACAACTTCGCGCTCTGCAACGGGCGCTGGCCTACACAGATATTGATTGCGACCCTGTTCATTGGCTCGCTGGTGCCGGCGCATTGGGCCGGCATGATCTCAGCCAGCGCTGTGATGTCCGTCACGCTGCTCGGAATCCTGCTCACCTTCGTGGTGTCGTGGGCCTTGTCCCGGACAATCCTGAAAGGCCAGGTCTCCACCTTCAGCCTGGAACTGCCGCCCTACCGGCCGCCACGAGTCTGGCAGACGCTCTACACTTCGCTGATCGACCGCACGATCTTTGTGTTGTGGCGGGCAGTCGTCTTCGCGTTGCCCGCGGGCGCGGTCATCTGGCTCAGCGCGAATGTTCAAATCAGCGGCGCGAGCATCGCTGAGCATCTGGTTCACTTCCTGAACCCGCCAGGACTTTTGATCGGGCTGAACGGCGTCATCTTGCTGGCTTACATCGTGGCGATTCCAGCCAACGAGATCGTAATTCCCACGGTCCTGATGTTGACCGTGCTGATGACCGGCAGGAGCGATGTTGGCCAGGGCGCTGGGGTGATGTTTGAACTGCAATCGCACGGCGCGCTGCTTTCCCTGCTGCACGGCGGCGGGTGGACCTTGCTGACCGCTGTAAATCTGATGCTCTTCAGCCTGATTCACAACCCTTGCAGCACGACCATCTACACCATCTATAAGGAGACTGGCAGCGCCCGCTGGACAGTCTTGGCCGCGCTGTTGCCTTTGGCGCTCGGATTCCTGGCAACGTTCGCCGTGGCGCAGGTGTGGCGGCTATGGAGCACAACATGA
- a CDS encoding zinc ribbon domain-containing protein, with protein MPLYEYICRKCHKKFGEVLTIKEHESKKIRCPKCDSPDLEKVIEPFVAVTSKKSGTW; from the coding sequence ATGCCACTCTACGAATACATTTGCCGCAAATGCCACAAGAAATTCGGCGAAGTTCTGACGATCAAAGAACACGAGTCGAAAAAGATTCGTTGCCCGAAGTGCGACAGCCCAGACTTGGAAAAGGTCATTGAACCTTTTGTCGCGGTCACGTCGAAAAAGAGCGGGACGTGGTGA
- a CDS encoding TraR/DksA family transcriptional regulator, whose protein sequence is MKRILPARPHWQSDSRKPGRIDPKWGWHYRVLLTLRERLLRERGEKLDDASQPLEPHSMDMADSATDEFDHNMALSELSAEQDALFEIEEALKRILNGSYGVCEETGKPISPARLRAVPWARFSKGVENRLEAQGAVSRAQLGQVASVRGPQNRSLEEAETPEEETQEPAPKDEALLHVYSPPGKHLQTRKTSAKRQKRARVTGGIE, encoded by the coding sequence ATGAAACGCATTTTACCAGCAAGACCCCACTGGCAATCCGATTCCAGGAAGCCGGGGAGAATCGATCCGAAATGGGGGTGGCATTATCGCGTCCTGCTGACGTTGCGCGAGCGATTGCTGCGGGAGCGTGGAGAAAAGTTGGATGACGCGTCGCAGCCGCTCGAACCGCACAGCATGGACATGGCCGACAGCGCCACGGATGAATTTGATCACAACATGGCGCTGAGCGAGCTGTCTGCCGAGCAGGACGCGCTCTTCGAAATTGAAGAAGCGCTCAAGCGCATCCTCAATGGCAGCTACGGCGTCTGCGAGGAAACCGGGAAGCCGATTTCGCCCGCGCGCCTGCGGGCGGTTCCGTGGGCTCGTTTCTCGAAAGGGGTAGAGAATCGGCTCGAGGCGCAGGGTGCCGTCAGTCGCGCTCAACTCGGGCAGGTCGCCTCGGTTCGTGGTCCCCAGAACCGGAGTCTGGAGGAAGCCGAAACGCCGGAGGAAGAAACGCAGGAACCCGCGCCGAAGGACGAAGCTCTTTTGCATGTCTATTCGCCACCGGGCAAGCATCTCCAAACCAGGAAAACCTCAGCCAAAAGACAGAAACGCGCTCGAGTCACAGGAGGTATCGAATGA
- a CDS encoding ATPase, translated as MKARAENPARTRRDRLIHEMVHDPYKTKRKLSEPTVCPVCNAVFLNGRWRWVDSWPLSANKAICQACHRTKDDYPAGVLILTGPFVRTHKVELINLARHHEREENIEHPLHRIMRIEEHPDSLVIKTTDIHLPRRIADAVHHAYKGELDLHYDKEGYFARANWRYEQ; from the coding sequence ATGAAAGCGAGAGCCGAAAACCCGGCGCGAACACGGCGGGACCGTCTGATACACGAGATGGTTCATGATCCGTATAAAACCAAGCGCAAGCTTTCAGAACCCACTGTTTGCCCAGTCTGCAACGCGGTGTTTCTGAACGGTCGCTGGCGGTGGGTTGATTCATGGCCACTGAGTGCCAACAAGGCAATCTGTCAGGCCTGTCACCGAACCAAGGACGATTACCCCGCCGGCGTGCTCATATTAACCGGCCCGTTTGTGCGGACACACAAAGTGGAATTGATCAACCTTGCCCGGCATCACGAGCGGGAAGAGAACATCGAACACCCGCTGCATCGCATCATGCGAATCGAAGAACATCCCGACTCGCTGGTGATCAAGACGACCGACATTCACCTTCCGAGGCGCATCGCCGACGCGGTTCATCATGCTTACAAGGGAGAACTTGATCTGCATTACGACAAGGAAGGATATTTCGCTCGAGCCAACTGGAGGTATGAACAGTAA
- a CDS encoding dienelactone hydrolase family protein: MKAGEKLAVTRNVLIPAEQAHLEGELKIPAGSAGVVLFAHGSGSSRHSPRNQFVARVIRESGNGTLLFDLLTREEELEDNITAQLRFDIGLLARRLVEATRWLATQPETQQHGIGYFGSSTGGGAALVAAAELGKQINAVVSRGGRPDLAGNALPRVQSPTLLIVGEYDEVVIRLNEEALAELRCEKELKIVPRATHLFEEPGALEEVARLAADWFQRHLRCRIEAKP; encoded by the coding sequence ATGAAAGCGGGGGAGAAGTTGGCGGTGACGCGGAATGTCCTCATTCCCGCAGAGCAGGCGCATCTGGAAGGTGAATTGAAGATTCCAGCCGGTTCGGCAGGAGTGGTGCTCTTCGCGCACGGCAGCGGGAGCAGCCGGCACAGCCCGCGCAATCAGTTCGTGGCCCGGGTCATCCGTGAGTCGGGCAACGGCACGTTGCTCTTCGACCTGCTGACGCGCGAGGAAGAGCTCGAAGACAACATCACGGCCCAGCTTCGGTTTGACATCGGTCTGTTGGCGAGGCGGCTCGTTGAGGCGACCCGCTGGCTGGCGACCCAACCTGAAACACAGCAACACGGGATCGGCTATTTTGGTTCCAGCACGGGCGGCGGCGCCGCCCTGGTGGCAGCGGCAGAACTGGGCAAACAGATCAACGCAGTTGTGTCGCGCGGTGGACGTCCGGATCTCGCTGGCAACGCCTTGCCACGTGTCCAGTCACCCACATTGCTGATCGTCGGGGAATACGACGAGGTTGTGATTCGCCTCAACGAGGAAGCGCTCGCCGAGCTCCGATGTGAAAAGGAATTGAAGATTGTCCCGCGCGCCACGCATCTCTTTGAAGAACCGGGCGCGTTGGAAGAAGTGGCGCGGCTCGCGGCGGACTGGTTTCAACGTCACTTGCGCTGCCGCATAGAAGCCAAACCATGA
- a CDS encoding phosphoribosyltransferase — MKNQFRDRVEGGQLLAAQLAKYANRKDVIVLGLPRGGVPVAFEVARELNAPLDVFVVRKLGVPGHRELAMGAIATGGVRVLNERVVQELGISKETIDAVAAEEHEELKRREVAYRGHGASPVIRGKTVILVDDGIATGSTIRAAVLALRKQHPARLIVAVPTAAASSCHELRRQVDEMLALMAPEEFYAVGQWYEDFSQTTDAEVTRLLELARDRPVSAATSAPSSQEAGSC, encoded by the coding sequence ATGAAAAATCAATTTCGAGATCGCGTGGAAGGCGGACAATTGCTGGCTGCTCAACTCGCCAAATACGCCAACCGCAAGGATGTGATCGTGCTTGGTTTGCCACGAGGGGGCGTGCCGGTGGCGTTTGAAGTGGCGAGAGAACTCAACGCGCCGCTCGACGTCTTCGTGGTGCGCAAGCTCGGTGTGCCGGGCCATCGGGAGCTGGCGATGGGCGCCATCGCCACCGGCGGCGTGCGCGTGCTCAACGAGAGAGTCGTCCAGGAACTTGGCATCTCCAAGGAGACGATCGATGCGGTCGCCGCCGAAGAGCACGAAGAGTTGAAACGGCGCGAAGTGGCCTATCGCGGTCATGGCGCCTCGCCGGTAATTCGTGGAAAAACAGTCATCCTGGTGGACGACGGCATTGCCACTGGCTCGACGATTCGCGCCGCCGTCCTGGCGCTACGCAAGCAACACCCGGCGCGCCTGATCGTCGCAGTTCCGACGGCGGCCGCTTCGTCGTGCCATGAACTCAGGCGTCAAGTGGATGAGATGCTGGCGCTCATGGCGCCGGAAGAATTCTACGCGGTCGGTCAGTGGTACGAAGACTTTTCGCAGACCACCGATGCGGAAGTGACGCGACTGTTGGAACTGGCTCGAGATCGTCCGGTCTCCGCCGCAACCTCGGCACCCAGCTCGCAAGAGGCGGGGTCTTGCTGA
- a CDS encoding universal stress protein — MKIESEHKRTSPPVELKSRDTRLLDMEPLPSKSAAFGIKIKRILVPTDFSDCSKRALRSAIAFGKQYGAEVTLLAVVPDEPTSFEYGEAEYVSWLERRQESYERELSKLIDAIDGDVPIHSLVKTGRPFREIVCAAKSLNADVIIIATHSGRGTFSSTLGSTTEKVIRYAHCPVIVVREKGRDVFSTSPCNCDGPETVSNPAAGKPWK, encoded by the coding sequence ATGAAAATCGAATCTGAGCACAAAAGGACAAGCCCGCCGGTCGAACTCAAGTCGAGGGACACACGGTTGTTGGACATGGAGCCGTTGCCTTCGAAATCAGCCGCGTTCGGGATCAAGATCAAGAGAATCCTGGTGCCAACTGATTTCTCGGATTGCTCCAAACGGGCGTTGCGCAGCGCCATCGCGTTTGGCAAGCAATACGGAGCCGAGGTCACGTTGCTCGCCGTGGTTCCGGACGAACCCACCAGCTTCGAGTACGGCGAGGCGGAATACGTTTCCTGGCTGGAACGGCGGCAGGAAAGCTACGAACGCGAATTGAGCAAACTGATTGACGCGATCGATGGTGACGTGCCGATTCATTCTCTCGTCAAGACCGGAAGGCCGTTTCGGGAAATCGTCTGCGCCGCCAAATCGTTGAACGCCGATGTAATCATCATTGCCACACATAGTGGACGAGGGACTTTCTCTTCCACCTTGGGCAGCACGACGGAGAAAGTCATCCGATATGCTCACTGCCCGGTGATCGTTGTCCGGGAGAAAGGGCGCGACGTGTTCTCGACGTCACCCTGCAACTGCGATGGCCCGGAAACAGTGTCCAATCCGGCTGCGGGCAAACCATGGAAATGA
- a CDS encoding archease: protein MKLDANKTESRWEHFHHGADIGVRAFGPTKAAAFVQSAMALTAVITQPSMVHPREVVNVAFTAPDDEPLLVDWLNALIFEMAIRKMLFGSFEVSLSAGRLEAKVWGKTGDLPRRSARCLPCRSHPAPEISTS, encoded by the coding sequence ATGAAACTGGACGCAAACAAAACCGAGAGCCGCTGGGAACACTTCCATCACGGGGCTGACATCGGCGTGCGCGCTTTCGGGCCGACTAAGGCAGCAGCCTTTGTGCAGTCAGCGATGGCGTTAACGGCGGTGATTACCCAACCGAGCATGGTCCATCCGCGGGAGGTTGTAAACGTCGCTTTCACCGCCCCCGACGACGAACCGTTATTAGTGGATTGGTTGAACGCCCTGATTTTTGAAATGGCGATACGGAAAATGTTGTTTGGCAGTTTTGAAGTGAGCTTGTCGGCTGGGCGGCTTGAGGCGAAAGTATGGGGCAAAACGGGAGATCTGCCGCGCCGATCTGCGCGCTGTCTCCCTTGTCGTTCCCATCCTGCTCCTGAAATTTCAACTTCTTGA
- a CDS encoding ribose-phosphate pyrophosphokinase, producing the protein MRTSNYLVFSGSANPDLTAAVARVLDHRVSSSAVERFPDSELSLHLDEPVRGHQVFIVQSTSPPVTENVFQLLAFVDACRRAAAGRVTAIVPYFGYARSDKRHARREPIMAGMVAGLLQSVGLNHLVTLDLHTAQIEGFFHLPVDHLTAVPTLCDELKHRLPPETVVVSPDEGRVHMAGQYAQLLGLSTAVLHKHRESGAETRVVRVVGEVRNRPCLVIDDMISTGGTIARAIEALLKAGARPEIRVAATHGVLVEGARAQLSHPALREILVTDTVPLHEANWPVLRVVSVAPLLAAAIGRLANRESISDLFK; encoded by the coding sequence ATGCGAACGTCGAATTATTTGGTGTTCTCAGGCAGCGCCAATCCGGACCTGACCGCCGCGGTTGCGCGCGTTCTGGACCATCGCGTCAGTTCGAGCGCGGTTGAACGGTTTCCTGACAGTGAACTGTCTCTTCATCTCGACGAACCGGTTCGTGGGCACCAAGTCTTTATTGTTCAGTCCACCTCGCCGCCTGTGACCGAAAACGTGTTCCAACTTCTAGCGTTTGTGGACGCCTGCCGACGGGCTGCCGCCGGTCGAGTCACCGCGATTGTGCCTTATTTCGGTTATGCACGGTCGGACAAACGCCATGCGCGCCGTGAGCCTATAATGGCGGGCATGGTCGCCGGCCTGCTTCAGTCTGTCGGCCTCAATCATCTGGTCACCCTTGACCTGCATACGGCACAAATCGAAGGATTCTTTCACCTGCCGGTGGACCATCTCACCGCGGTGCCGACGCTTTGCGATGAACTGAAGCACCGGTTGCCGCCCGAGACTGTCGTGGTCTCGCCTGACGAAGGCCGGGTCCACATGGCTGGTCAATACGCGCAATTGCTTGGGCTTTCCACGGCAGTGTTGCACAAGCACCGTGAAAGCGGCGCGGAGACGCGAGTTGTCCGGGTGGTTGGCGAGGTGCGTAATCGACCTTGCCTGGTCATTGACGACATGATTTCGACCGGCGGCACGATCGCCCGGGCAATTGAGGCCTTGCTCAAGGCGGGGGCTCGACCGGAAATCAGGGTTGCTGCCACGCACGGTGTGTTGGTGGAAGGCGCTCGCGCACAACTTAGCCACCCCGCGCTGCGCGAAATTCTTGTTACGGACACGGTGCCACTACATGAAGCGAACTGGCCCGTGCTTCGCGTCGTGAGCGTTGCTCCGCTGTTGGCGGCCGCGATTGGCCGCCTCGCAAACCGGGAATCCATCAGCGATTTATTCAAGTGA
- a CDS encoding FeoA domain-containing protein — MPAWLLMLTVALFGLVLFWAGGGMFKRWRRMRELSARVVREDALKHIYKAQVNGRRPTLQGVAGGLGIHPDRAADLLTNMEMRGLVTFASGELKLTPAGRQAALHVIRAHRLWESYLAEQTGVAEREWHGQADEREHHLGPEQVNELSAQLGHPTHDPHGDAIPAAGSSLAADAGQSLNTVAPGETARITHVEDEPAIIYAQIAAEGLRPGMKVRVLEKSPQFVRFWADGDEHVLAPILANNIEAVPIPSFEIEEEPELLSNLKPGEKARVLELSRACRGAERRHLMDLGFVPGTEVEVEMMSPTGDPTAYRVRGTFIALRREQAVLIRVKALTPSPA; from the coding sequence ATGCCTGCTTGGCTACTCATGTTAACGGTCGCGTTGTTTGGCTTGGTGTTGTTCTGGGCCGGAGGCGGAATGTTCAAACGTTGGCGACGGATGCGCGAACTGTCGGCGCGGGTGGTCCGCGAGGACGCGCTCAAGCATATTTACAAAGCTCAGGTCAATGGCCGGCGTCCGACACTGCAAGGCGTCGCGGGGGGGCTGGGCATTCATCCCGACCGCGCTGCCGATCTATTGACGAACATGGAGATGCGCGGGCTGGTGACGTTCGCATCCGGCGAGCTGAAGTTGACTCCGGCCGGACGCCAAGCTGCCTTGCACGTCATCCGTGCGCACCGCCTTTGGGAAAGCTACCTGGCGGAGCAAACCGGGGTGGCGGAACGCGAGTGGCACGGACAGGCCGATGAACGGGAACATCACCTTGGCCCTGAACAGGTGAATGAACTCTCCGCGCAGCTCGGCCATCCGACGCACGACCCGCACGGCGATGCAATTCCCGCCGCGGGAAGTTCGCTCGCAGCCGACGCCGGTCAGTCGCTGAACACCGTGGCACCAGGTGAAACCGCGCGCATTACTCATGTCGAGGACGAGCCCGCAATCATTTACGCGCAAATCGCGGCTGAAGGTCTCCGCCCGGGGATGAAAGTGCGCGTGCTGGAGAAAAGCCCGCAATTCGTCCGCTTCTGGGCCGACGGCGACGAGCATGTGCTTGCGCCCATTCTCGCCAACAACATCGAGGCGGTCCCAATCCCCTCCTTTGAAATCGAAGAGGAGCCGGAGCTGCTCTCGAATCTGAAGCCGGGCGAGAAAGCACGGGTGCTGGAGCTTTCGCGCGCCTGCCGCGGCGCGGAACGGCGGCATCTGATGGATCTCGGATTCGTGCCCGGCACCGAAGTCGAAGTGGAAATGATGAGCCCGACCGGCGACCCGACAGCCTACCGTGTGCGAGGCACGTTCATCGCATTGCGCCGCGAGCAAGCGGTGCTGATTCGCGTGAAAGCTCTCACGCCTTCGCCCGCATGA